Proteins encoded within one genomic window of Hermetia illucens chromosome 2, iHerIll2.2.curated.20191125, whole genome shotgun sequence:
- the LOC119649395 gene encoding ankyrin-3 isoform X1 yields MGASVSQVFRSGSALLSNRDGHRVSKATEDNIQTIFEILRANPKISIHTLEGLLLQIPKNENILAVHDESGYNILQKSVGLNHVDLARWLLQRHRPDVNRSACSLPLHIACLKGYEECVELLLKHGARIDSEARMCFPGPHCPNCEESGKYRGSQEDVGVYERLYTKLQNAVCYAIDGDQINVLNILSQKMEDPWVRLFNVPFRAKKPLLHLACERGAWKCVQQLVITRSDEINTIKDEYYPIHQAVLHDGRFLDLLIQHGASTTVRTCTQQMTLLHVVIIAARKSAEDTLNTLRVLLDKGCKELINEPDTLGNTPLHALIVRYTLEEARFGYDKWTKWDALHLVRFLLQNGAKSSINQSGNSALACIFRHVRDWEVSFEMLNMLIKEEGEFCDPNIVGRDGSVPIMVCLVPLINKDQLHHFTHSMKVCYLNCIRILLQHGANPNCAYRSTLTPLHVLVFTVSENFTLNCESVKRVNFDFIKNILLLLLQHGLDCNQSNLHILQAVVEMVQTVRTFPDVQCIYELALTLIQYGADPNIALSCKTTQGTAIFSNEIANFGENMAGPGPARPGGFRNSFRTNSRYILFYYIILLTKKESLLTDPERTYMRIICLFYFSMQHEQLYNCLKSLHNFYVARVPNRQTEGLISIITALYKRPRSLKQLCRVAIFENLNRKLAENVNKLDLPGPLKEYMLNFEP; encoded by the exons ATGGGGGCATCAGTGAGTCAAGTATTTCGGTCCGGCAGTGCTCTCTTATCAAATCGGGACGGGCATAGAGTGTCCAAGGCCACCGAGGACAATATACAgactatatttgaaattttaagagCCAATCCGAAAATCTCTATTCACACATTGGAGGGATTGCTCCTGCAAATACCGAAG aatgaaAATATTCTCGCAGTACATGACGAATCTGGCTACAACATATTACAAAAAAGTGTAGGTCTAAATCATGTGGACTTGGCCCGTTGGTTACTGCAGCGACATCGTCCTGATGTGAATCGTAGTGCTTGCTCCCTGCCCCTTCACATAGCATGTCTTAAAGGCTACGAGGAATGTGTTGAGTTGCTTCTTAAGCATGGAGCCCGTATCGATTCCGAAGCACGAATGTGCTTTCCAGGACcacattgtccaaattgcgaggaGAGTGGCAAATATCGCGGATCACAGGAAGATGTAGGTGTATATGAACGACTTTATACGAAATTACAAAATGCAGTTTGCTACGCGATCGATGGCGATCAGATAAATGTCCTGAACATATTATCACAAAAAATGGAGGATCCGTGGGTAAGATTATTTAAT GTTCCTTTTCGTGCTAAGAAGCCTTTGCTACACTTAGCGTGCGAACGTGGTGCTTGGAAATGTGTTCAGCAATTAGTTATAACGCGTTCAGATGAAATTAATACAATTAAAGACGAATATTATCCAATACATCAGGCGGTTTTGCATGATGGTCGGTTTCTAGATCTGTTGATACAGCATGGTGCTAGTACAACGGTTCGAACGTGCACTCAACAGATGACGCTGTTACATGTTG TAATAATCGCAGCGAGGAAATCTGCGGAGGATACATTAAATACTTTACGAGTTTTATTAGATAAAGGTTGTAAGGAATTAATAAATGAACCAGACACTTTAGGGAATACACCGCTGCACGCTTTAATTGTACGGTACACCCTGGAAGAGGCTAG GTTTGGATACGATAAATGGACCAAATGGGATGCGTTGCATCTGGTTCGCTTTTTACTACAAAACGGCGCAAAATCTTCTATAAATCAGTCGGGAAATAGCGCTCTGGCATGTATATTTCGTCATGTACGCGATTGGGAGGTTTCTTTCGAAATGTTGAATATGCTGATCAAAGAGGAGGGTGAGTTCT GTGATCCTAACATAGTTGGCCGTGACGGGTCTGTGCCAATAATGGTTTGTCTGGTCCCTCTCATAAATAAAGACCAACTACATCATTTCACACATTCAATGAAG GTCTGCTATTTGAATTGCATACGAATTTTGCTGCAACATGGCGCGAACCCGAACTGTGCATATCGCTCTACTTTGACACCGCTGCATGTTTTAGTTTTCACAGTTAGCGAGAACTTCACGTTGAATTGCGAAAGCGTGAAACGTGTAAATTTCgactttattaaaaatattttgctgCTTCTCCTTCAACACGGATTAGATTGCAATCAATCAAATCTGCATATACTGCAGGCGGTCGTTGAAATGGTTCAGACTGTTCGTACATTTCCTGATGTGCAATGCATTTACGAATTGGCTCTGACTCTCATACAATACGGTGCCGATCCGAATATTGCTTTAAGCTGTAAGACAACACAAGGTACTGCAATATTTTCCAATGAAATAGCAAATTTCGGTGAAAATATGGCTGGGCCTGGTCCAGCACGACCTGGAGGATTTAGAAATTCATTTCGGACGAATTCAAGATATATACTTTTTtactatattatattattaactaaGAAAGAATCTCTGCTTACCGATCCAGAGCGCACATATATGCGGATTATTTGCCTTTTCTATTTTTCGATGCAACACGAACAATTGTACAATTGCTTAAAATCATTACACAATTTCTACGTAGCTCGAGTACCAAATAGACAAACTGAAGGACTAATCTCAATTATCACGGCGCTATATAAAAGGCCAAGAAGTCTCAAGCAGTTGTGTCGTGTtgcaatatttgaaaatttaaataggaAATTAGCAGAGAACGTTAACAAACTCGATTTGCCGGGTCCTCTTAAAGAGTATATGCTAAATTTTGAACCATAA
- the LOC119649395 gene encoding ankyrin-3 isoform X4, producing MGASVSQVFRSGSALLSNRDGHRVSKATEDNIQTIFEILRANPKISIHTLEGLLLQIPKNENILAVHDESGYNILQKSVGLNHVDLARWLLQRHRPDVNRSACSLPLHIACLKGYEECVELLLKHGARIDSEARMCFPGPHCPNCEESGKYRGSQEDVGVYERLYTKLQNAVCYAIDGDQINVLNILSQKMEDPWVPFRAKKPLLHLACERGAWKCVQQLVITRSDEINTIKDEYYPIHQAVLHDGRFLDLLIQHGASTTVRTCTQQMTLLHVVIIAARKSAEDTLNTLRVLLDKGCKELINEPDTLGNTPLHALIVRYTLEEARFGYDKWTKWDALHLVRFLLQNGAKSSINQSGNSALACIFRHVRDWEVSFEMLNMLIKEEGDPNIVGRDGSVPIMVCLVPLINKDQLHHFTHSMKVCYLNCIRILLQHGANPNCAYRSTLTPLHVLVFTVSENFTLNCESVKRVNFDFIKNILLLLLQHGLDCNQSNLHILQAVVEMVQTVRTFPDVQCIYELALTLIQYGADPNIALSCKTTQGTAIFSNEIANFGENMAGPGPARPGGFRNSFRTNSRYILFYYIILLTKKESLLTDPERTYMRIICLFYFSMQHEQLYNCLKSLHNFYVARVPNRQTEGLISIITALYKRPRSLKQLCRVAIFENLNRKLAENVNKLDLPGPLKEYMLNFEP from the exons ATGGGGGCATCAGTGAGTCAAGTATTTCGGTCCGGCAGTGCTCTCTTATCAAATCGGGACGGGCATAGAGTGTCCAAGGCCACCGAGGACAATATACAgactatatttgaaattttaagagCCAATCCGAAAATCTCTATTCACACATTGGAGGGATTGCTCCTGCAAATACCGAAG aatgaaAATATTCTCGCAGTACATGACGAATCTGGCTACAACATATTACAAAAAAGTGTAGGTCTAAATCATGTGGACTTGGCCCGTTGGTTACTGCAGCGACATCGTCCTGATGTGAATCGTAGTGCTTGCTCCCTGCCCCTTCACATAGCATGTCTTAAAGGCTACGAGGAATGTGTTGAGTTGCTTCTTAAGCATGGAGCCCGTATCGATTCCGAAGCACGAATGTGCTTTCCAGGACcacattgtccaaattgcgaggaGAGTGGCAAATATCGCGGATCACAGGAAGATGTAGGTGTATATGAACGACTTTATACGAAATTACAAAATGCAGTTTGCTACGCGATCGATGGCGATCAGATAAATGTCCTGAACATATTATCACAAAAAATGGAGGATCCGTGG GTTCCTTTTCGTGCTAAGAAGCCTTTGCTACACTTAGCGTGCGAACGTGGTGCTTGGAAATGTGTTCAGCAATTAGTTATAACGCGTTCAGATGAAATTAATACAATTAAAGACGAATATTATCCAATACATCAGGCGGTTTTGCATGATGGTCGGTTTCTAGATCTGTTGATACAGCATGGTGCTAGTACAACGGTTCGAACGTGCACTCAACAGATGACGCTGTTACATGTTG TAATAATCGCAGCGAGGAAATCTGCGGAGGATACATTAAATACTTTACGAGTTTTATTAGATAAAGGTTGTAAGGAATTAATAAATGAACCAGACACTTTAGGGAATACACCGCTGCACGCTTTAATTGTACGGTACACCCTGGAAGAGGCTAG GTTTGGATACGATAAATGGACCAAATGGGATGCGTTGCATCTGGTTCGCTTTTTACTACAAAACGGCGCAAAATCTTCTATAAATCAGTCGGGAAATAGCGCTCTGGCATGTATATTTCGTCATGTACGCGATTGGGAGGTTTCTTTCGAAATGTTGAATATGCTGATCAAAGAGGAGG GTGATCCTAACATAGTTGGCCGTGACGGGTCTGTGCCAATAATGGTTTGTCTGGTCCCTCTCATAAATAAAGACCAACTACATCATTTCACACATTCAATGAAG GTCTGCTATTTGAATTGCATACGAATTTTGCTGCAACATGGCGCGAACCCGAACTGTGCATATCGCTCTACTTTGACACCGCTGCATGTTTTAGTTTTCACAGTTAGCGAGAACTTCACGTTGAATTGCGAAAGCGTGAAACGTGTAAATTTCgactttattaaaaatattttgctgCTTCTCCTTCAACACGGATTAGATTGCAATCAATCAAATCTGCATATACTGCAGGCGGTCGTTGAAATGGTTCAGACTGTTCGTACATTTCCTGATGTGCAATGCATTTACGAATTGGCTCTGACTCTCATACAATACGGTGCCGATCCGAATATTGCTTTAAGCTGTAAGACAACACAAGGTACTGCAATATTTTCCAATGAAATAGCAAATTTCGGTGAAAATATGGCTGGGCCTGGTCCAGCACGACCTGGAGGATTTAGAAATTCATTTCGGACGAATTCAAGATATATACTTTTTtactatattatattattaactaaGAAAGAATCTCTGCTTACCGATCCAGAGCGCACATATATGCGGATTATTTGCCTTTTCTATTTTTCGATGCAACACGAACAATTGTACAATTGCTTAAAATCATTACACAATTTCTACGTAGCTCGAGTACCAAATAGACAAACTGAAGGACTAATCTCAATTATCACGGCGCTATATAAAAGGCCAAGAAGTCTCAAGCAGTTGTGTCGTGTtgcaatatttgaaaatttaaataggaAATTAGCAGAGAACGTTAACAAACTCGATTTGCCGGGTCCTCTTAAAGAGTATATGCTAAATTTTGAACCATAA
- the LOC119649395 gene encoding ankyrin-3 isoform X2, producing MGASVSQVFRSGSALLSNRDGHRVSKATEDNIQTIFEILRANPKISIHTLEGLLLQIPKNENILAVHDESGYNILQKSVGLNHVDLARWLLQRHRPDVNRSACSLPLHIACLKGYEECVELLLKHGARIDSEARMCFPGPHCPNCEESGKYRGSQEDVGVYERLYTKLQNAVCYAIDGDQINVLNILSQKMEDPWVRLFNVPFRAKKPLLHLACERGAWKCVQQLVITRSDEINTIKDEYYPIHQAVLHDGRFLDLLIQHGASTTVRTCTQQMTLLHVVIIAARKSAEDTLNTLRVLLDKGCKELINEPDTLGNTPLHALIVRYTLEEARFGYDKWTKWDALHLVRFLLQNGAKSSINQSGNSALACIFRHVRDWEVSFEMLNMLIKEEGDPNIVGRDGSVPIMVCLVPLINKDQLHHFTHSMKVCYLNCIRILLQHGANPNCAYRSTLTPLHVLVFTVSENFTLNCESVKRVNFDFIKNILLLLLQHGLDCNQSNLHILQAVVEMVQTVRTFPDVQCIYELALTLIQYGADPNIALSCKTTQGTAIFSNEIANFGENMAGPGPARPGGFRNSFRTNSRYILFYYIILLTKKESLLTDPERTYMRIICLFYFSMQHEQLYNCLKSLHNFYVARVPNRQTEGLISIITALYKRPRSLKQLCRVAIFENLNRKLAENVNKLDLPGPLKEYMLNFEP from the exons ATGGGGGCATCAGTGAGTCAAGTATTTCGGTCCGGCAGTGCTCTCTTATCAAATCGGGACGGGCATAGAGTGTCCAAGGCCACCGAGGACAATATACAgactatatttgaaattttaagagCCAATCCGAAAATCTCTATTCACACATTGGAGGGATTGCTCCTGCAAATACCGAAG aatgaaAATATTCTCGCAGTACATGACGAATCTGGCTACAACATATTACAAAAAAGTGTAGGTCTAAATCATGTGGACTTGGCCCGTTGGTTACTGCAGCGACATCGTCCTGATGTGAATCGTAGTGCTTGCTCCCTGCCCCTTCACATAGCATGTCTTAAAGGCTACGAGGAATGTGTTGAGTTGCTTCTTAAGCATGGAGCCCGTATCGATTCCGAAGCACGAATGTGCTTTCCAGGACcacattgtccaaattgcgaggaGAGTGGCAAATATCGCGGATCACAGGAAGATGTAGGTGTATATGAACGACTTTATACGAAATTACAAAATGCAGTTTGCTACGCGATCGATGGCGATCAGATAAATGTCCTGAACATATTATCACAAAAAATGGAGGATCCGTGGGTAAGATTATTTAAT GTTCCTTTTCGTGCTAAGAAGCCTTTGCTACACTTAGCGTGCGAACGTGGTGCTTGGAAATGTGTTCAGCAATTAGTTATAACGCGTTCAGATGAAATTAATACAATTAAAGACGAATATTATCCAATACATCAGGCGGTTTTGCATGATGGTCGGTTTCTAGATCTGTTGATACAGCATGGTGCTAGTACAACGGTTCGAACGTGCACTCAACAGATGACGCTGTTACATGTTG TAATAATCGCAGCGAGGAAATCTGCGGAGGATACATTAAATACTTTACGAGTTTTATTAGATAAAGGTTGTAAGGAATTAATAAATGAACCAGACACTTTAGGGAATACACCGCTGCACGCTTTAATTGTACGGTACACCCTGGAAGAGGCTAG GTTTGGATACGATAAATGGACCAAATGGGATGCGTTGCATCTGGTTCGCTTTTTACTACAAAACGGCGCAAAATCTTCTATAAATCAGTCGGGAAATAGCGCTCTGGCATGTATATTTCGTCATGTACGCGATTGGGAGGTTTCTTTCGAAATGTTGAATATGCTGATCAAAGAGGAGG GTGATCCTAACATAGTTGGCCGTGACGGGTCTGTGCCAATAATGGTTTGTCTGGTCCCTCTCATAAATAAAGACCAACTACATCATTTCACACATTCAATGAAG GTCTGCTATTTGAATTGCATACGAATTTTGCTGCAACATGGCGCGAACCCGAACTGTGCATATCGCTCTACTTTGACACCGCTGCATGTTTTAGTTTTCACAGTTAGCGAGAACTTCACGTTGAATTGCGAAAGCGTGAAACGTGTAAATTTCgactttattaaaaatattttgctgCTTCTCCTTCAACACGGATTAGATTGCAATCAATCAAATCTGCATATACTGCAGGCGGTCGTTGAAATGGTTCAGACTGTTCGTACATTTCCTGATGTGCAATGCATTTACGAATTGGCTCTGACTCTCATACAATACGGTGCCGATCCGAATATTGCTTTAAGCTGTAAGACAACACAAGGTACTGCAATATTTTCCAATGAAATAGCAAATTTCGGTGAAAATATGGCTGGGCCTGGTCCAGCACGACCTGGAGGATTTAGAAATTCATTTCGGACGAATTCAAGATATATACTTTTTtactatattatattattaactaaGAAAGAATCTCTGCTTACCGATCCAGAGCGCACATATATGCGGATTATTTGCCTTTTCTATTTTTCGATGCAACACGAACAATTGTACAATTGCTTAAAATCATTACACAATTTCTACGTAGCTCGAGTACCAAATAGACAAACTGAAGGACTAATCTCAATTATCACGGCGCTATATAAAAGGCCAAGAAGTCTCAAGCAGTTGTGTCGTGTtgcaatatttgaaaatttaaataggaAATTAGCAGAGAACGTTAACAAACTCGATTTGCCGGGTCCTCTTAAAGAGTATATGCTAAATTTTGAACCATAA
- the LOC119649395 gene encoding ankyrin-3 isoform X3, giving the protein MGASVSQVFRSGSALLSNRDGHRVSKATEDNIQTIFEILRANPKISIHTLEGLLLQIPKNENILAVHDESGYNILQKSVGLNHVDLARWLLQRHRPDVNRSACSLPLHIACLKGYEECVELLLKHGARIDSEARMCFPGPHCPNCEESGKYRGSQEDVGVYERLYTKLQNAVCYAIDGDQINVLNILSQKMEDPWVPFRAKKPLLHLACERGAWKCVQQLVITRSDEINTIKDEYYPIHQAVLHDGRFLDLLIQHGASTTVRTCTQQMTLLHVVIIAARKSAEDTLNTLRVLLDKGCKELINEPDTLGNTPLHALIVRYTLEEARFGYDKWTKWDALHLVRFLLQNGAKSSINQSGNSALACIFRHVRDWEVSFEMLNMLIKEEGEFCDPNIVGRDGSVPIMVCLVPLINKDQLHHFTHSMKVCYLNCIRILLQHGANPNCAYRSTLTPLHVLVFTVSENFTLNCESVKRVNFDFIKNILLLLLQHGLDCNQSNLHILQAVVEMVQTVRTFPDVQCIYELALTLIQYGADPNIALSCKTTQGTAIFSNEIANFGENMAGPGPARPGGFRNSFRTNSRYILFYYIILLTKKESLLTDPERTYMRIICLFYFSMQHEQLYNCLKSLHNFYVARVPNRQTEGLISIITALYKRPRSLKQLCRVAIFENLNRKLAENVNKLDLPGPLKEYMLNFEP; this is encoded by the exons ATGGGGGCATCAGTGAGTCAAGTATTTCGGTCCGGCAGTGCTCTCTTATCAAATCGGGACGGGCATAGAGTGTCCAAGGCCACCGAGGACAATATACAgactatatttgaaattttaagagCCAATCCGAAAATCTCTATTCACACATTGGAGGGATTGCTCCTGCAAATACCGAAG aatgaaAATATTCTCGCAGTACATGACGAATCTGGCTACAACATATTACAAAAAAGTGTAGGTCTAAATCATGTGGACTTGGCCCGTTGGTTACTGCAGCGACATCGTCCTGATGTGAATCGTAGTGCTTGCTCCCTGCCCCTTCACATAGCATGTCTTAAAGGCTACGAGGAATGTGTTGAGTTGCTTCTTAAGCATGGAGCCCGTATCGATTCCGAAGCACGAATGTGCTTTCCAGGACcacattgtccaaattgcgaggaGAGTGGCAAATATCGCGGATCACAGGAAGATGTAGGTGTATATGAACGACTTTATACGAAATTACAAAATGCAGTTTGCTACGCGATCGATGGCGATCAGATAAATGTCCTGAACATATTATCACAAAAAATGGAGGATCCGTGG GTTCCTTTTCGTGCTAAGAAGCCTTTGCTACACTTAGCGTGCGAACGTGGTGCTTGGAAATGTGTTCAGCAATTAGTTATAACGCGTTCAGATGAAATTAATACAATTAAAGACGAATATTATCCAATACATCAGGCGGTTTTGCATGATGGTCGGTTTCTAGATCTGTTGATACAGCATGGTGCTAGTACAACGGTTCGAACGTGCACTCAACAGATGACGCTGTTACATGTTG TAATAATCGCAGCGAGGAAATCTGCGGAGGATACATTAAATACTTTACGAGTTTTATTAGATAAAGGTTGTAAGGAATTAATAAATGAACCAGACACTTTAGGGAATACACCGCTGCACGCTTTAATTGTACGGTACACCCTGGAAGAGGCTAG GTTTGGATACGATAAATGGACCAAATGGGATGCGTTGCATCTGGTTCGCTTTTTACTACAAAACGGCGCAAAATCTTCTATAAATCAGTCGGGAAATAGCGCTCTGGCATGTATATTTCGTCATGTACGCGATTGGGAGGTTTCTTTCGAAATGTTGAATATGCTGATCAAAGAGGAGGGTGAGTTCT GTGATCCTAACATAGTTGGCCGTGACGGGTCTGTGCCAATAATGGTTTGTCTGGTCCCTCTCATAAATAAAGACCAACTACATCATTTCACACATTCAATGAAG GTCTGCTATTTGAATTGCATACGAATTTTGCTGCAACATGGCGCGAACCCGAACTGTGCATATCGCTCTACTTTGACACCGCTGCATGTTTTAGTTTTCACAGTTAGCGAGAACTTCACGTTGAATTGCGAAAGCGTGAAACGTGTAAATTTCgactttattaaaaatattttgctgCTTCTCCTTCAACACGGATTAGATTGCAATCAATCAAATCTGCATATACTGCAGGCGGTCGTTGAAATGGTTCAGACTGTTCGTACATTTCCTGATGTGCAATGCATTTACGAATTGGCTCTGACTCTCATACAATACGGTGCCGATCCGAATATTGCTTTAAGCTGTAAGACAACACAAGGTACTGCAATATTTTCCAATGAAATAGCAAATTTCGGTGAAAATATGGCTGGGCCTGGTCCAGCACGACCTGGAGGATTTAGAAATTCATTTCGGACGAATTCAAGATATATACTTTTTtactatattatattattaactaaGAAAGAATCTCTGCTTACCGATCCAGAGCGCACATATATGCGGATTATTTGCCTTTTCTATTTTTCGATGCAACACGAACAATTGTACAATTGCTTAAAATCATTACACAATTTCTACGTAGCTCGAGTACCAAATAGACAAACTGAAGGACTAATCTCAATTATCACGGCGCTATATAAAAGGCCAAGAAGTCTCAAGCAGTTGTGTCGTGTtgcaatatttgaaaatttaaataggaAATTAGCAGAGAACGTTAACAAACTCGATTTGCCGGGTCCTCTTAAAGAGTATATGCTAAATTTTGAACCATAA
- the LOC119649396 gene encoding eukaryotic translation initiation factor 3 subunit I, translated as MKPLMLQGHERSITQIKYNRDGDLLFSASKDQKPNVWYSLNGERLGTYNGHNGAVWCVDVDWTSTKLITGSGDMTTKLWDVQHGVPLASIKTASSVRTCNFSYSGNQAAYSTDRAMGQNCEIFIIDVRTVDASLSHQDSTLRIPVLQSKVTAMQWGTLDETIITGHENGQITLWDLRTGKEINAVNDHTSQINDMQLSKDGTMFVTASKDTTAKLFDSDSLMCLKTYKTERPVNSASVSPILDHVVLGGGQDAMEVTTTSARAGKFDSLFFHLIYEEEFARLKGHFGPINSLCFHPDGRSYATGGEDGFVRVQAFDNSYFEYVFE; from the exons ATG AAACCGCTGATGCTTCAGGGACACGAGCGTTCTATAACGCAAATCAAATATAATCGCGACGGTGACCTGCTCTTTTCGGCCTCGAAGGATCAAAAGCCCAATGTGTGGTACTCGTTGAACGGCGAACGCCTGGGCACATACAATGGCCACAATGGAGCAGTTTGGTGTGTGGATGTTGACTGGACCtcgaccaaattgatcacgGGCAGCGGTGACATGACAACCAAACTATGGGACGTGCAGCACGGAGTTCCACTTGCTTCTATCAAAACGGCCTCGTCGGTGCGTACCTGCAACTTCAGTTACTCGGGCAATCAGGCCGCGTACAGTACAGACAGGGCTATGGGGCAGAACTGTGAGATTTTCATCATTGACGTGCGAACAGTTGATGCTAGTTTGTCGCACCAAGACTCTACCCTGAGGATACCTGTTCTGCAATCGAAGGTGACTGCCATGCAATGGGGGACACTAGATGAAACTATCATCACAG GACACGAAAACGGACAAATCACCCTCTGGGATTTGCGCACTGGCAAAGAAATCAATGCCGTCAACGATCACACCTCTCAAATAAATGACATGCAGCTTTCCAAGGATGGCACCATGTTCGTCACTGCATCAAAGGACACCACGGCCAAGCTCTTCGATTCCGATTCGCTAATGTGCTTGAAAACATACAAGACCGAACGACCAGTGAACTCCGCCTCGGTTAGTCCGATCCTGGATCATGTAGTGCTCGGTGGTGGACAGGACGCTATGGAAGTAACCACCACGTCGGCTCGTGCTGGAAAATTCGATTCGCTGTTCTTCCATTTGATCTACGAGGAAGAGTTCGCTCGTCTTAAGGGACATTTTGGCCCAATCAACAGTTTGTGTTTCCACCCCGACGGAAGAAGTTATGCAACGGGAGGTGAAGATGGTTTTGTTCGAGTTCAAGCTTTCGATAACTCATATTTTGAATACGTTTTCGAGTAA